From the genome of Blautia hydrogenotrophica DSM 10507:
TTTCGATGATATTAATTTTGGGACGGTGTCGGTTCCGGCACTCACTACCATCCATGTATTTAAACAGGAGATGGGGGAGGTGGCTGTGCGCAGGGTTTTAGATCACGTTCGATACTCTGATAGCAAGATTAAAATGAAAATTCAGGTATATACAGAGTTTACAGAGAGGGATAGTGTGAGAGAACTTCTGTGAGCTATGACAAAGTAGAATGGAGGTTACAAAATGGCAGCAATTAAATTGGGATACGCGCCGACCAGAAGAAGCATCTTCAGTGCACCGGACGCGATCAAGTACAGAGGACTCACGGCAGACCGTTTAAGGGAACTGGGGATTGACTTTGTGGACATTGATGACATCAATGAGGAAGGTCTTTTGTACGATGACAATGATGTGAAGAAAATTGTGGCGAAATTCAGAAAAGAAGGAGTAGACGGAATCATTTTTCCGCACTGCAACTTTGGTACGGAGTATGTCTGTGCGAGGTTGGCAAAGGAGATGAATCTTCCAGTGATGCTGTGGGGGCCTCTCGATGAGAGACCGGAACCGAGCGGAGTACGCCTTAGGGATACACAGTGTGGATTGTTTGCAACTGGAAAGGTATTCCGCAGATTTCGTATTCCCTTTACCTATGTGACCAACTGCAGACTCAATGACCCCGTGTTCGAGAGAGGCGTGAGAGATTTCATGGCAGTCTGTAACGTGGTGAAGACCTTCCGCCATATTCGGATTCTTCAGATTTCTACAAGACCTTTTGATTTCTGGTCTACGATGTGCAACGAAGGAGAGCTGTTGGAAAAATTCAATATTCAGCTTTCTCCGATTCCGATGACGGAGCTGACAGAAGAAGTAAAGGCGGCCAAGGCTGAGGGAACGAAAGTAAAAGAACTGCTTACATACATCCATGAAAATATGGAAGTGAAGATCAAAGAAAATGAAGTGGAAAATGTAGCAGCCCTGGCGGTGGCGATGGAATCCTTAATAGACAAATACGGTTGTAATGCAGGTGCCATTCAGTGTTGGAACGCTCTGCAGACAGAGTTGGGAATTATGCCTTGCGCGGCCAACGCGATTCTGAATGAAAAAGGAATCCCGGTGGTGTGTGAGACGGACATCCATGGAGCAGTTACCGCTCTTATGGTAGAGGCGGCAGGTATGGGAGAGAAGAGAAGCTTCTTCGCAGACTGGACCATCCGCCATCCCGACATCGAAAATGGAGAGCTGCTCCAGCACTGCGGCCCATGGCCGATCTCAGTGGCAAAAGAAAGACCGCAGCTTACCTATCCGTTGGCATTTGACCATCCGGGCAGCCTGACGGCAGAGGCAAAGCACGGAGATGTCACCTTGTGCAGATTCGACGGAGATAACGGAGAGTACTCTCTGCTTCTGGGAAATGCAAAGGGTGTGGATGGGCCTAAGGGAATGGGAACCTACCTGTGGGTGGAAGTGGACAATATCAAACGGCTGGAAGCGAAGATTGTGGAAGGGCCTTATATCCATCACTGTGTGGGAATTCACCAGAATGTGGTCCCTGTACTGTATGAAGCTTGTAAATATATCGGAATAAAACCGGATCTCTATGACCCGATTGAAGAAGATGTAAAAGCATATTTAAGAGGAGAATGATTATGGAGAATCTAAAAGCATTGGCCTATGAACTCAGAGAAACTGTTATGGATGAGATTATGGCCGGGAAAGCTGGACACATCGGCGGTGACATGAGTGTGATGGAAATTCTGACAGAGCTGTATTTCAG
Proteins encoded in this window:
- a CDS encoding L-fucose/L-arabinose isomerase family protein; this encodes MAAIKLGYAPTRRSIFSAPDAIKYRGLTADRLRELGIDFVDIDDINEEGLLYDDNDVKKIVAKFRKEGVDGIIFPHCNFGTEYVCARLAKEMNLPVMLWGPLDERPEPSGVRLRDTQCGLFATGKVFRRFRIPFTYVTNCRLNDPVFERGVRDFMAVCNVVKTFRHIRILQISTRPFDFWSTMCNEGELLEKFNIQLSPIPMTELTEEVKAAKAEGTKVKELLTYIHENMEVKIKENEVENVAALAVAMESLIDKYGCNAGAIQCWNALQTELGIMPCAANAILNEKGIPVVCETDIHGAVTALMVEAAGMGEKRSFFADWTIRHPDIENGELLQHCGPWPISVAKERPQLTYPLAFDHPGSLTAEAKHGDVTLCRFDGDNGEYSLLLGNAKGVDGPKGMGTYLWVEVDNIKRLEAKIVEGPYIHHCVGIHQNVVPVLYEACKYIGIKPDLYDPIEEDVKAYLRGE